Proteins from one Falco naumanni isolate bFalNau1 chromosome 10, bFalNau1.pat, whole genome shotgun sequence genomic window:
- the DISP2 gene encoding protein dispatched homolog 2 — translation MEAAPGPPRREQRPEGTRRGRGPAEPREKQNAGPCQTCLAMPEIGNTEPSYSGTSWERICPVHHCPIPASPRLGGDHLPSSSHTLGPVSTQSNGQVPSSSQDSQQQHLYYPCNQHEPQGSYGLPQLPGHGERPVLCSHLSSSDPMPASHHEASESPWKQWSPRQRRPVQHHVVTVRHDKAFRMPKSYSQLIAEWPIAVLVLCSVMAVVCTVAGLLVGNLPDFSEPLMGFEPRDTDIGRKLVVWRNVESHTGYKKTFSLSPYAKKKSYDDIGINRGQKAAQGEQEARTRRMVEQIYRADGFFCGPPEKSYSQLVFMSTTAGSLWNLQAIQSMCQIEQDKIRSHVHFRDLCQRTETNECCPSWSLGNYIAVLYNRSSCLEITQGDISHTLALLRACAPDYHKGILTPSCIGPETVRQKHSQCAQVPEKCTRFNAIYQLLHFLVDRDFLSPQTIEYQVPSLKYSLLFLPTRKGASMMGIYLDNLESWDLFDNYTSITGMDLGLKQKLFQHYLLLDTKYPVLAILAIFLSISFYLRSVFITLMILLAVVSSLMISYFLYKVAFRFTYFPFVNLTAVIVLSSICANHTFVFFDLWNLSKNQNPSAGLSQWVSQTMHHFAYLTVASCFTMGAAFYASYISNIIAIRCFAIYMGTSVLVNLLFMMTWLPSSAVLYERYIATTCTYKPEDYWNNTGHKRVALSLHYILRSLQNTLSETSKLLFEKLLPCGVIKFRYIWICWFAALAIGGAYISCSNPKLKLPTLETSSVQVFRLSHPFERYDSEYCHQFMFERLEHGEGQRMPVTIVWGILPLDNGDHLDPKSNGTLVTDVTFTIQNPDAQKWLLEFCQKVKNKTFYYPDTEQKSTVCFMEEFLRWMDSRQCSQRDHSFNLCCNQFSFPYGSEVFLHCIKMMLLEQGREGAEMYDLGLRFDGEGNLAALVLQFQTVYHYSFNYSKAKQFYEEISLWVTEEMKTAPVGLQNGWFTSKLELYNLQHSLSTETMVVMGLSIAISFVVLLLTTWNVLLSIFSVTAIAGTVLVTIGLLVLLEWQLNAVESLFISAAVGLSVDFTVNYCISYHLCPHSDRLSRVAFSLKQMSCATAMAASALFSAGVIMLPATVLAYRKLGIFIMMIKCISCGFASFFFQSLCCFFGPEKNCGQILWPCAHTMKDYSDDSGLNGSFSCGGSEKQNRLRKVQESNTANEQYELQPLSRKLSDSFDNSTSTSKLSNRPSVLSEDMQAEDNRCPRIGMHPSLERETQNLQETLRDQQVGLCQCPALQTSSPYKHSNSEGENHRERLCQDCRCRKYGLQAWDRSGLDHIQLAGMKEEGQLNKLQCSSDTAQQQSDYTSDNSHLPAADTYKIHRCLCSLGSSFDMLNISSETSISDFEQGLKLAESASSCPDVLELSDSYSQTERGYLNRKRDTLRLDLRETVFDITPAASQQNSSSWKNRFGLGSEGPVVLPNSQPDMPDVWIKRSSAQSSGYNS, via the exons agaaaaacaaaatgcaggaCCTTGCCAGACCTGTCTCGCTATGCCAGAGATTGGGAACACCGAGCCCAGCTACAGTGGCACTTCCTGGGAACGAATCTGCCCGGTCCATCACTGCCCCATTCCTGcctcccccaggctggggggagacCACTTGCCCTCCTCCAGCCACACGCTCGGGCCAGTCTCCACTCAGTCCAATGGCCAGGTACCATCGAGCTCCCAGgactcacagcagcagcatctgtaTTACCCCTGCAACCAGCACGAGCCCCAAGGCAGTTACGgcctgccccagctccctgggcatgGCGAGAGGCCTGTGTTGTGTTCCCACCTTTCCAGCAGTGATCCCATGCCAGCTTCCCACCATGAGGCCTCGGAAAGCCCCTGGAAACAGTGGTCCCCCAGGCAGCGACGGCCGGTGCAGCATCACGTTGTAACAGTCAG acaTGACAAAGCTTTCAGGATGCCAAAAAG TTATTCTCAACTGATTGCGGAGTGGCCCATCGCCGTCCTGGTGCTGTGTTCAGTGATGGCTGTGGTTTGCACAGTAGCTGGCTTGCTTGTTGGGAATTTGCCTGACTTTTCAGAACCTTTAATG GGTTTTGAGCCACGAGATACTGACATCGGCAGAAAGCTCGTTGTGTGGAGGAATGTAGAGAGCCATACAGGCTACAAGAAgaccttttccctttctccctaTGCCAAGAAGAAAAG CTATGATGATATTGGCATCAACAGAGGACAGAAGGCTGCTCAGGGAGAACAAGAAGCCAGAACACGGAGAATGGTGGAACAAATCTACAGAGCGGATGGTTTCTTTTGTGGTCCCCCAG aaaagagCTATTCCCAGCTGGTTTTTATGTCCACAACTGCTGGGAGCTTATGGAACTTGCAAGCTATTCAGTCCATGTGTCAAATTGAACAAGACAAG atACGCTCACATGTTCATTTTAGAGACCTCTGCCAACGTACTGAAACCAACGAATGCTGCCCAAGCTGGTCTCTGGGGAACTACATTGCTGTCCTGTACAATAGGTCTTCGTGTTTGGAGATAACCCAAGGAGATATTTCCCATACCCTGGCTCTCCTTCGTGCCTGTGCTCCAGACTACCACAAAGGTATCCTCACTCCATCTTGCATAGGTCCTGAGACTGTGAGACAGAAACACTCTCAGTGTGCCCAAGTCCCAGAAAAATGTACCCGCTTCAATGCCATTTACCAGCTTCTTCACTTCTTGGTTGACAGAGACTTTCTTAGTCCCCAGACAATTGAGTACCAAGTGCCATCTCTCAAATACAGCCTGCTATTTTTGCCTACAAGGAAAGGTGCATCTATGATGGGGATCTACTTAGACAATCTTGAATCCTGGGATCTGTTTGATAACTACACATCTATCACTGGAATGGACCTGGGCCTTAAACAGAAACTATTCCAGCACTATCTTTTACTGGATACTAAATATCCAGTCCTGGCAATATTAGCTATTTTTctaagcatttctttttatttacgCTCAGTCTTTATTACCTTAATGATCCTGCTCGCTGTTGTCAGTTCTTTAATGATCTCCTATTTCTTGTACAAGGTGGCCTTCAGATTCACCTATTTCCCTTTTGTAAACCTGACAGCAGTCATCGTTCTCAGCAGCATTTGTGCCAACCACACCTTTGTCTTCTTTGACCTCTGGAACCTCAGCAAGAACCAGAACCCTTCCGCTGGGCTTTCTCAGTGGGTGAGTCAAACCATGCACCATTTTGCATATCTCACAGTGGCATCTTGCTTCACAATGGGCGCTGCCTTCTACGCCAGCTACATTAGCAATATCATAGCCATCCGCTGCTTTGCTATTTACATGGGCACCTCCGTGCTGGTGAATCTGCTGTTCATGATGACTTGGCTTCCTTCTTCGGCTGTGCTGTATGAGCGCTACATAGCAACGACCTGCACTTACAAGCCAGAAGACTACTGGAACAATACCGGTCATAAGAGAGTCGCTCTCTCCCTCCATTACATTCTCAGGAGTCTCCAGAACACACTGTCTGAAACCTCCAAGCTGCTATTTGAAAAGCTTCTACCTTGTGGGGTCATCAAGTTTCGGTACATCTGGATCTGCTGGTTTGCTGCCTTAGCAATAGGAGGTGCCTACATCTCCTGTTCCAACCCCAAACTCAAACTCCCGACTCTCGAGACGTCGTCTGTCCAGGTGTTCAGACTGAGCCACCCCTTCGAAAGGTACGATTCTGAGTACTGCCACCAGTTCATGTTTGAGAGGCTGGAGCATGGAGAAGGGCAGCGTATGCCTGTCACAATAGTCTGGGGCATTCTGCCCCTGGATAACGGGGACCATTTAGATCCAAAAAGCAATGGCACCCTAGTGACAGATGTCACCTTCACAATCCAAAACCCTGATGCCCAGAAGTGGCTCCTTGAATTCTGCCAAAAAGTGAAGAACAAAACTTTCTATTACCCTGACACAGAGCAGAAATCTACAGTGTGCTTCATGGAGGAGTTCCTCAGGTGGATGGACAGTCGCCAGTGCTCCCAGCGAGATCACAGCTTCAACCTTTGCTGTAaccagttttctttcccttacgGAAGCGAAGTCTTCCTACACTGCATCAAAATGATGCTCCTGgaacagggcagggaaggggcagaaaTGTACGATCTGGGCCTCAGGTTTGACGGGGAGGGAAATCTCGCTGCCTTAGTGCTGCAGTTTCAAACTGTTTATCACTATAGCTTCAACTACAGCAAAGCCAAACAATTCTATGAGGAAATCAGCCTCTGGGtaacagaggaaatgaaaactgcCCCTGTGGGGCTTCAGAATGGGTGGTTTACCAGTAAACTAGAGCTGTACAACCTCCAGCACAGTCTCAGCACGGAAACAATGGTGGTCATGGGGCTCTCCATAGCCATttcctttgtggtgctgctgctcactACCTGGAATGTTCTCCTTAGCATTTTCTCTGTTACTGCCATTGCGGGCACTGTCCTGGTAACCATCGGCCTTTTGGTCCTCTTGGAGTGGCAGCTCAATGCAGTGGAGTCTCTCTTCATTTCAGCTGCAGTAGGTCTCTCCGTTGACTTTACTGTCAACTACTGCATCTCCTATCATCTTTGCCCCCATTCTGACCGCCTGAGCCGAGTAGCCTTCTCCCTGAAGCAGATGAGCTGTGCCACGGCCATGGCAGCTTCTGCTCTCTTCTCTGCAGGGGTCATTATGTTGCCTGCCACGGTCCTGGCATATAGGAAGCTGGGGATATTCATCATGATGATCAAGTGTATCAGCTGTGGGTTTGCCAGCTTCTTCTTCCAgtccctgtgctgcttctttggCCCAGAGAAGAACTGTGGGCAGATCCTTTGGCCTTGTGCCCACACCATGAAAGACTATTCTGATGACTCCGGGCTGAACGGAAGCTTTTCCTGTGGGGGGAGTGAGAAGCAAAACCGGTTGCGGAAGGTCCAGGAGTCCAACACTGCAAACGAGCAATACGAGCTCCAGCCCTTGTCCAGAAAACTCAGTGACAGTTTTGACAACAGCACTTCCACAAGCAAGTTGTCCAACCGGCCATCAGTGCTCTCTGAAGACATGCAAGCTGAAGACAACAGGTGCCCCAGAATAGGAATGCATCCCTCCCTTGAAAGAGAGACGCAGAATCTGCAGGAGACCCTTAGAGACCAGCAGGTTGGCCTGTGCCAGTGTCCTGCTTTGCAAACTTCCTCTCCTTACAAGCACAGCAATTCAGAAGGAGAAAATCACCGGGAGAGACTCTGCCAAGACTGTCGATGTCGGAAGTATGGTCTGCAAGCTTGGGATAGGTCTGGGCTGGACCATATCCAGCTGGCTGGCATGAAAGAAGAAGGGCAGCTCAATAAATTACAGTGCTCTAGTGACACTGCCCAGCAGCAGTCAGATTATACCTCAGACAACAGCCATCTTCCTGCTGCTGACACCTACAAAATTCACAGATGCCTTTGTTCTCTTGGCAGCTCTTTTGACATGCTCAACATCTCCAGTGAGACGTCGATTAGCGATTTTGAGCAAGGCCTAAAGCTTGCTGAATCTGCCAGTTCTTGTCCTGATGTCTTAGAGCTGTCTGATTCGTACAGTCAAACAGAGAGAGGTTACTTGAACAGGAAGAGAGATACCCTGCGGCTGGACCTGAGGGAGACTGTGTTTGATATCACTCCAGCAGCATCGCAGCAGAACAGCTCTTCATGGAAAAATCGATTTGGATTAGGCAGCGAAGGTCCGGTTGTGTTACCAAACAGCCAACCAGACATGCCTGACGTTTGGATCAAGCGATCTAGTGCACAAAGTTCTGGTTACAACAGCTGA
- the KNSTRN gene encoding small kinetochore-associated protein isoform X1, protein MEGESCRIPVYDVLHRAGYLAEIQMAFPSKKQCVSKPPDLDFNEDPNSFNSNVPADGISKATNQGLPKSAKKVEPLSKKSATRGHINRYKLEAELKTKNQLLETAKQQLHSRLTGAQGTIKELKEENEGLLQEVEKLKKFQQTCMVILESRNIDPVTGSNILEEEEKAQECQKQTVLLTEKLVEELRLFNQTAAKEKEVLQMAMDKWKSAEEERHQSLEKHSAFQAEIKECSATLNDLELLLAM, encoded by the exons ATGGAGGGTGAGTCTTGCCGCATCCCCGTCTACGATGTGCTGCACCGCGCTGGGTATCTCGCGG aaatacaaatggcTTTTCCTTCAAAGAAACAATGTGTCAGCAAACCACCAGATCTAGATTTCAACGAAGATCCCAATTCTTTTAACTCAAATGTTCCAGCAGATGGTATCTCCAAAGCTACAAACCAAGg GTTACCTAAATCTGCCAAGAAAGTGGAACCGCTTTCAAAGAAGTCAGCTACAAGAGG ACATATCAACAGATACAAACTAGAAGCAGAGCTGAAGACCAAGAATCAGCTATTAGAAACAGCCAAACAGCAGCTACACTCCAGACTAACAGGAGCACAG GGTACTATAAAGGAGTTAAAGGAGGAGAATGAAGGCCTGCTACAAGAAGTTGAGAAGCTCAAGAAATTTCAGCAGACTTGCATGGTGAttttagaaagcagaaacattgATCCTG TTACAGGCAGCAACattttggaggaggaagaaaaggcacaGGAATGCCAGAAGCAGACAGTG CTGTTAACTGAGAAGCTCGTAGAAGAATTGAGGCTATTTAATcaaacagctgcaaaagaaaaggaggtgcTTCAG ATGGCAATGGACAAGTGGAAGTCAGCAGAAGAAGAGAGACACCAGTCCCTGGAGAAGCATTCTGCCTTTCAAGCAGAAATTAAGGAATGTTCAGCAACACTTAACGATTTGGAGCTGCTCCTGGCAATGTGA
- the KNSTRN gene encoding small kinetochore-associated protein isoform X2, with protein MEEIQMAFPSKKQCVSKPPDLDFNEDPNSFNSNVPADGISKATNQGLPKSAKKVEPLSKKSATRGHINRYKLEAELKTKNQLLETAKQQLHSRLTGAQGTIKELKEENEGLLQEVEKLKKFQQTCMVILESRNIDPVTGSNILEEEEKAQECQKQTVLLTEKLVEELRLFNQTAAKEKEVLQMAMDKWKSAEEERHQSLEKHSAFQAEIKECSATLNDLELLLAM; from the exons ATGGAGG aaatacaaatggcTTTTCCTTCAAAGAAACAATGTGTCAGCAAACCACCAGATCTAGATTTCAACGAAGATCCCAATTCTTTTAACTCAAATGTTCCAGCAGATGGTATCTCCAAAGCTACAAACCAAGg GTTACCTAAATCTGCCAAGAAAGTGGAACCGCTTTCAAAGAAGTCAGCTACAAGAGG ACATATCAACAGATACAAACTAGAAGCAGAGCTGAAGACCAAGAATCAGCTATTAGAAACAGCCAAACAGCAGCTACACTCCAGACTAACAGGAGCACAG GGTACTATAAAGGAGTTAAAGGAGGAGAATGAAGGCCTGCTACAAGAAGTTGAGAAGCTCAAGAAATTTCAGCAGACTTGCATGGTGAttttagaaagcagaaacattgATCCTG TTACAGGCAGCAACattttggaggaggaagaaaaggcacaGGAATGCCAGAAGCAGACAGTG CTGTTAACTGAGAAGCTCGTAGAAGAATTGAGGCTATTTAATcaaacagctgcaaaagaaaaggaggtgcTTCAG ATGGCAATGGACAAGTGGAAGTCAGCAGAAGAAGAGAGACACCAGTCCCTGGAGAAGCATTCTGCCTTTCAAGCAGAAATTAAGGAATGTTCAGCAACACTTAACGATTTGGAGCTGCTCCTGGCAATGTGA